Proteins encoded in a region of the Phoenix dactylifera cultivar Barhee BC4 chromosome 3, palm_55x_up_171113_PBpolish2nd_filt_p, whole genome shotgun sequence genome:
- the LOC103724280 gene encoding exonuclease DPD1, chloroplastic/mitochondrial isoform X2: MSLAAMWSGNFHQIRNSLGCNCCFRLFRLHTEFIPGKVLDAGRCNPRSFTTRSEGRNWKSQSSKSSSINLKLHDGTVGSSTNINTNQSQLHEFKAIQCYDLQEKIANQKVIIDRSATILVFDIETSGFSRRNERIIEFALRDLIGGKNSTFQTLVNPEKDVLNAYVHGISTCMVNRPDVPRFKELVPILLQYVRSRQMAGKPVLWVAHNGRRFDVPFIIEEFHRCSEEVPADWLFVDTLPLARQLVKPDGRIKTYLLVIEGTT; this comes from the exons ATGTCCTTAGCTGCTATGTGGTCGGGAAACTTTCATCAAATAAGGAACAGTCTTGGGTGCAATTGTTGTTTTAGGTTGTTCAGGCTTCATACTGAATTTATTCCTGGAAAGGTGCTTGATGCTGGAAGATGCAACCCACGATCTTTCACGACAAGATCAGAAGGGAGGAATTGGAAATCACAGAGCAGCAAATCAAGCAGCATCAATCTGAAACTTCATGATGGAACTGTCGGATCATCAACAAATATTAATACAAACCAATCACAGCTTCATGAATTTAAAGCCATTCAGTGTTATGATCTCCAAGAAAAGATTGCTAACCAAAAAGTCATCATCGACCGGTCTGCAACTATTCTTGTGTTCGATATTGAGACTAGTGGATTCAGTCGCAGGAATGAAAGAATTATTGAGTTTGCACTTCGTGATCTCATAGGGGGCAAGAATAGTACATTCCAAACCCTTGTAAATCCTGAAAAAGATGTACTGAATGCATATGTTCATGGCATTAGCACGTGCATGGTCAACAGGCCTGATGTCCCAAG GTTTAAGGAACTGGTTCCAATCCTACTCCAATATGTTAGGAGCCGCCAAATGGCTGGCAAACCAGTTCTATGGGTTGCTCACAATGGGCGCCGGTTTGATGTACCTTTCATTATTGAGGAATTTCATCGTTGTTCTGAGGAAGTTCCTGCAGATTGGCTGTTCGTAGACACACTTCCTCTTGCACGCCAATTAGTCAAGCCGGATGGTAG GATCAAGACTTACCTCCTCGTCATTGAAGGCACTACGTGA
- the LOC103724280 gene encoding exonuclease DPD1, chloroplastic/mitochondrial isoform X1, producing MSLAAMWSGNFHQIRNSLGCNCCFRLFRLHTEFIPGKVLDAGRCNPRSFTTRSEGRNWKSQSSKSSSINLKLHDGTVGSSTNINTNQSQLHEFKAIQCYDLQEKIANQKVIIDRSATILVFDIETSGFSRRNERIIEFALRDLIGGKNSTFQTLVNPEKDVLNAYVHGISTCMVNRPDVPRFKELVPILLQYVRSRQMAGKPVLWVAHNGRRFDVPFIIEEFHRCSEEVPADWLFVDTLPLARQLVKPDGSRLTSSSLKALREHYDIPLVGPAHRAMQDVTTLCYVLQRITFDLKLTVPELIDRAFRASDIIKVPPP from the exons ATGTCCTTAGCTGCTATGTGGTCGGGAAACTTTCATCAAATAAGGAACAGTCTTGGGTGCAATTGTTGTTTTAGGTTGTTCAGGCTTCATACTGAATTTATTCCTGGAAAGGTGCTTGATGCTGGAAGATGCAACCCACGATCTTTCACGACAAGATCAGAAGGGAGGAATTGGAAATCACAGAGCAGCAAATCAAGCAGCATCAATCTGAAACTTCATGATGGAACTGTCGGATCATCAACAAATATTAATACAAACCAATCACAGCTTCATGAATTTAAAGCCATTCAGTGTTATGATCTCCAAGAAAAGATTGCTAACCAAAAAGTCATCATCGACCGGTCTGCAACTATTCTTGTGTTCGATATTGAGACTAGTGGATTCAGTCGCAGGAATGAAAGAATTATTGAGTTTGCACTTCGTGATCTCATAGGGGGCAAGAATAGTACATTCCAAACCCTTGTAAATCCTGAAAAAGATGTACTGAATGCATATGTTCATGGCATTAGCACGTGCATGGTCAACAGGCCTGATGTCCCAAG GTTTAAGGAACTGGTTCCAATCCTACTCCAATATGTTAGGAGCCGCCAAATGGCTGGCAAACCAGTTCTATGGGTTGCTCACAATGGGCGCCGGTTTGATGTACCTTTCATTATTGAGGAATTTCATCGTTGTTCTGAGGAAGTTCCTGCAGATTGGCTGTTCGTAGACACACTTCCTCTTGCACGCCAATTAGTCAAGCCGGATG GATCAAGACTTACCTCCTCGTCATTGAAGGCACTACGTGAGCACTACGACATCCCTTTAGTTGGGCCTGCACACAGGGCAATGCAGGATGTGACAACATTATGCTATGTACTCCAGAGAATTACTTTCGATCTGAAGCTGACTGTTCCAGAGCTAATAGATAGAGCTTTCCGGGCTTCGGACATTATCAAGGTCCCTCCTCCCTGA